The proteins below are encoded in one region of Enhydrobacter sp.:
- the recN gene encoding DNA repair protein RecN — MLVSLSIRDFVLIEKLDLTFARGPDRGLGALTGETGAGKSILIDALGLALGARADSGAVRRGAAQASVAAAFDLPKGHAAHAILAEQGLDAEDVLTLRRTVGADGRGRAFVNDQPASVALLRRLGETLVEIQGQMEQHGLLDIATHRAALDAFAGLEKQAEAVRRAWRDWRAAEQARAEAEAAATAARRDEDFLRHAVKELETLAPRADDEETLAAERQMLRAGSAIGEAVAQALAELTHGRGAAAALRAAHRLIERNADKAAGRLDAALAALDRALSEATEAEAQLEAARDALEFDPSRLDKIEERLFALRAAARKHGVTVAELAPLAEKMTAQLAALDDGEAGLKKLAAAARAARAAYVAAAEAQAAARRKGAARLDKAVAAELAPLKLEKAKFVTEIAALPEADWSEAGIDRVQFTVATNPGSPPAPIAKIASGGELSRFLLALKVCLARVGDAATIVFDEVDSGIGGATAAAVGERLKRLAKEVQVLVVTHSPQVAAVADRHWLIRKTTTRSAASTDVLALDAGGRREEIARMLSGAEVTAEARAAADRLLAHVPRPR, encoded by the coding sequence ATGCTGGTCTCGCTTTCGATCCGCGACTTCGTCCTGATCGAAAAGCTCGATCTCACCTTCGCGCGCGGTCCCGATCGCGGGCTGGGCGCGCTGACCGGCGAGACGGGCGCGGGCAAGTCGATCCTGATCGATGCGCTGGGCCTGGCGCTCGGCGCGCGCGCCGATTCGGGTGCGGTCCGGCGCGGCGCGGCGCAGGCTTCCGTCGCCGCCGCTTTCGATCTGCCGAAGGGGCATGCGGCGCATGCCATCCTCGCCGAGCAGGGGCTCGATGCCGAGGACGTGCTTACGCTGCGCCGCACGGTGGGCGCCGACGGCCGTGGGCGCGCCTTCGTCAACGACCAGCCGGCGTCGGTGGCGCTGTTGCGGCGGCTGGGCGAGACGCTGGTCGAGATCCAGGGCCAGATGGAGCAGCACGGCCTGCTCGATATCGCCACCCACCGCGCCGCGCTCGACGCCTTCGCGGGCCTGGAGAAGCAGGCGGAGGCGGTGCGCCGCGCCTGGCGCGACTGGCGCGCCGCCGAGCAGGCGCGCGCCGAGGCCGAGGCGGCGGCGACCGCGGCGCGCCGCGACGAGGATTTCCTGCGCCACGCGGTGAAGGAGCTGGAGACGCTGGCGCCCAGGGCCGACGACGAGGAGACGCTGGCGGCCGAGCGCCAGATGCTGCGCGCCGGCAGCGCGATCGGCGAGGCGGTGGCGCAGGCGCTGGCCGAGCTGACGCACGGTCGTGGCGCGGCGGCTGCGCTGCGCGCCGCGCATCGGCTGATCGAGCGCAATGCCGACAAGGCGGCCGGCCGGCTCGATGCGGCGCTCGCCGCGCTCGACCGGGCGCTGAGCGAGGCGACCGAGGCCGAGGCGCAGCTCGAGGCGGCGCGCGACGCGCTGGAGTTCGACCCGAGCAGACTGGACAAGATCGAGGAGCGCCTGTTCGCTCTGCGCGCGGCGGCGCGCAAGCACGGCGTCACCGTGGCCGAGCTGGCGCCGCTGGCCGAGAAGATGACGGCGCAGCTCGCCGCGCTCGACGACGGCGAGGCCGGCCTCAAGAAACTCGCCGCCGCGGCCAGGGCGGCGCGCGCGGCCTATGTCGCGGCAGCGGAGGCGCAGGCGGCGGCGCGGCGCAAGGGCGCGGCGCGGCTCGACAAGGCGGTCGCGGCCGAGCTCGCGCCGCTCAAGCTCGAGAAGGCGAAGTTCGTGACCGAGATCGCGGCGCTGCCAGAGGCGGACTGGTCGGAGGCGGGCATCGACCGCGTGCAGTTCACCGTCGCCACCAATCCCGGCTCACCGCCGGCGCCGATCGCGAAGATCGCATCCGGCGGCGAGCTGTCGCGTTTCCTGCTGGCGCTGAAGGTCTGCCTCGCCCGGGTGGGCGACGCCGCCACGATCGTGTTCGACGAGGTCGATTCGGGCATCGGCGGCGCCACGGCGGCGGCGGTGGGCGAGCGGCTGAAACGGCTGGCGAAGGAGGTGCAGGTGCTGGTCGTCACCCATTCGCCGCAGGTCGCGGCGGTGGCCGATCGCCACTGGCTGATCCGCAAGACGACGACCCGGAGCGCCGCCAGCACCGACGTGCTGGCGCTCGACGCCGGGGGCCGCCGCGAGGAGATCGCCCGCATGCTCTCCGGCGCCGAGGTGACCGCCGAAGCGCGCGCAGCGGCCGACCGGCTGCTGGCTCACGTTCCTCGCCCCCGCTAG
- the ftsA gene encoding cell division protein FtsA, which translates to MAKTRNGVIAALDIGTSKVVCFVARVDGQGLRVVGIGHQPALGMRTGNIIDMEAATRAISTAVSTAEEMCGEQVREVIVGVSGGSPASHTQTLEVGIGHHEIGERDVRRVQQHIHLPAETADRDIIHSEAIGYTVDGTSVRDARGMFGERLGVDVHLVTAASGSMRNLQVCVRRAHLEIADRVVASHAAGLSSLVADERDLGVTLIDMGGGTTSIAVFYEGNLVHVDSIPVGGDHVTRDIARGLATPLAHAERMKTQIGRAVAKPNDEYDIVDVPLIGEEDRTQPNHIPRSILVGIIRPRIEETFELVRSRLEASGVDKLAGGRAVLVGGACQLDGVGEVASAILNKKVRIGAPLRLAGLADSTGGPAFSAAAGLLSYALLHHAPAQSQPAVVEPPSTRIGRIGSWIRENF; encoded by the coding sequence GTGGCCAAGACAAGGAACGGCGTCATCGCGGCGCTCGATATCGGAACCAGCAAGGTCGTCTGCTTCGTGGCGCGGGTCGACGGGCAGGGGCTGCGGGTCGTCGGTATCGGCCATCAGCCCGCCCTCGGCATGCGCACCGGCAACATCATCGACATGGAGGCGGCGACGCGGGCCATCTCGACGGCAGTCTCGACCGCCGAGGAGATGTGCGGCGAGCAGGTGCGCGAGGTGATCGTCGGCGTGAGCGGCGGCTCGCCGGCCTCGCATACCCAGACGCTGGAAGTCGGCATCGGCCATCACGAGATCGGCGAGCGCGACGTGCGCCGCGTGCAGCAGCACATCCACCTGCCGGCCGAGACGGCGGACCGCGACATCATCCATTCCGAGGCGATCGGCTATACCGTCGACGGCACGTCGGTGCGCGACGCGCGCGGCATGTTCGGCGAGCGGCTGGGCGTCGACGTCCATCTCGTGACGGCGGCCAGCGGCTCGATGCGCAACCTGCAGGTCTGCGTGCGCCGCGCCCATCTCGAGATCGCCGACCGGGTGGTGGCGAGCCACGCCGCCGGCCTGAGCTCGCTGGTGGCCGACGAGCGCGACCTGGGCGTCACGCTGATCGACATGGGCGGCGGCACGACCTCGATCGCCGTGTTCTACGAGGGCAATCTCGTGCACGTCGATTCGATCCCGGTGGGCGGCGACCATGTCACGCGCGACATCGCCCGCGGGCTCGCCACGCCGCTGGCCCATGCCGAGCGCATGAAGACCCAGATCGGCCGCGCCGTCGCCAAGCCCAACGACGAGTACGACATCGTCGACGTGCCGCTGATCGGCGAGGAGGACCGCACGCAGCCCAACCACATCCCGCGCTCGATCCTGGTCGGCATCATCCGCCCGCGCATCGAGGAGACGTTCGAGCTGGTGCGCAGCCGGCTCGAGGCCAGCGGTGTGGATAAGTTGGCCGGCGGACGCGCCGTCCTGGTCGGCGGCGCCTGCCAGCTCGACGGTGTGGGCGAGGTGGCGTCGGCGATCCTCAACAAGAAGGTGCGCATCGGCGCCCCGCTCAGGCTCGCGGGACTGGCGGATTCGACCGGCGGGCCGGCCTTTTCCGCGGCCGCCGGCCTTCTCTCCTACGCGCTCCTGCATCACGCGCCGGCGCAGTCGCAACCGGCGGTCGTCGAGCCGCCGTCGACTCGAATCGGCCGGATTGGCAGTTGGATTAGGGAAAACTTTTAG
- a CDS encoding outer membrane protein assembly factor BamD → MAKALKIRTLMTLGAAGIAAVALTGCGDSSDDDTNYREQPVEVLYNRALDALGQQDYKAAAKGFEEVDRQHPYSVWATKAEIMAAFAYYQSNKYDDAIIALDRFIQLHPGHKDIPYAYYLKGICYYEQISDVRRDQHVTQQALDALSDVAKRFPDTPYARDARLKVELCIDHLAGKEMDIGRYYELHQQYVGAINRFRTVIERYQTTTHVPEALHRLVECYLALGVKSEAKETAAVLGYNFPGSDWYQDTYYLMTGEGKPADSESSHGFLGLF, encoded by the coding sequence ATGGCGAAGGCGTTGAAGATCAGGACCTTGATGACGCTCGGCGCGGCGGGCATCGCGGCCGTGGCGCTGACCGGTTGCGGCGATTCCTCGGACGACGACACGAACTACCGCGAGCAGCCGGTCGAGGTGCTCTACAACCGCGCGCTCGACGCTCTCGGCCAGCAGGACTACAAGGCCGCCGCCAAGGGCTTCGAGGAAGTCGACCGCCAGCATCCCTATTCGGTGTGGGCGACCAAGGCGGAGATCATGGCCGCCTTCGCCTACTACCAGAGCAACAAGTACGACGACGCGATCATCGCGCTCGACCGCTTCATCCAGCTTCATCCCGGGCACAAGGACATCCCCTACGCCTACTATCTCAAGGGCATCTGCTACTACGAGCAGATCTCCGACGTGCGCCGCGACCAGCACGTGACGCAGCAGGCGCTCGATGCCCTGTCCGACGTCGCCAAGCGCTTCCCCGACACGCCCTACGCACGCGACGCCCGCCTCAAGGTCGAGCTCTGCATCGACCATCTCGCCGGCAAGGAGATGGATATCGGCCGCTACTACGAGCTGCACCAGCAGTATGTCGGCGCCATCAACCGCTTCCGCACGGTGATCGAGCGCTACCAGACGACCACCCACGTGCCCGAGGCGCTGCATCGCCTGGTCGAATGCTACCTGGCGCTGGGCGTCAAGAGCGAGGCCAAGGAGACCGCGGCGGTGCTGGGCTACAACTTCCCGGGCAGCGACTGGTATCAGGACACCTATTACCTGATGACCGGCGAGGGCAAGCCGGCCGACTCCGAGTCGAGCCACGGATTCCTCGGGTTGTTCTAG
- a CDS encoding D-alanine--D-alanine ligase has translation MSTVAVLMGGWSPEREVSLVSGKACAAGLREGGHTVIEYDVKRDLRALVDFLRPADGGGPDVVFNALHGRYGEDGCIQGVLEILAVPYTHSGVLASAIAMDKPMSRHVFTSIGIRVAEGRVVERRALVSGDPMPRPYVVKPIDQGSSVGVHIVREGDNLAAVEAAEAAFGERVLIEKYVAGRELTVAVMGDKAVAVTELRPRTRFYDYEAKYTDGITEHLIPAPIPAEVYEQARQWALMAHQALRCDGLSRADLRWDDSKPGTTGLVMLELNTQPGMTPLSLAPEQAKWAGISWSELMTWMVDHARRPA, from the coding sequence ATGAGCACGGTCGCGGTCCTGATGGGCGGCTGGTCGCCCGAGCGCGAGGTGTCGCTGGTGAGCGGCAAGGCCTGCGCCGCGGGTCTGCGCGAGGGCGGCCACACGGTGATCGAGTACGACGTGAAGCGCGACCTCCGGGCGCTGGTCGACTTCCTGCGGCCGGCGGACGGCGGCGGTCCGGATGTCGTGTTCAACGCCCTGCACGGCAGGTACGGCGAGGACGGCTGCATCCAGGGCGTGCTCGAGATCCTGGCCGTGCCCTACACCCATTCCGGCGTGCTGGCCTCGGCCATCGCCATGGACAAGCCGATGTCGCGGCACGTCTTCACCTCGATCGGCATCCGTGTCGCCGAGGGCAGGGTGGTCGAGCGGCGCGCGCTGGTGTCGGGCGATCCCATGCCGCGTCCCTATGTCGTGAAGCCGATCGACCAGGGCTCCAGCGTCGGCGTCCATATCGTGCGCGAGGGCGACAACCTCGCCGCGGTCGAGGCGGCCGAGGCGGCGTTCGGCGAGCGCGTGCTGATCGAGAAGTACGTGGCGGGCCGCGAGCTCACCGTGGCGGTGATGGGCGACAAGGCGGTGGCGGTCACCGAGCTGCGCCCGCGCACGCGCTTCTACGACTACGAGGCCAAGTACACCGACGGCATCACCGAGCATCTGATCCCCGCGCCGATCCCGGCCGAGGTCTACGAGCAGGCGCGGCAGTGGGCGCTGATGGCGCACCAGGCGCTGCGCTGCGACGGGCTGAGCCGTGCCGACCTGCGCTGGGACGACAGCAAGCCCGGCACCACGGGGCTGGTGATGCTGGAGCTCAACACCCAGCCCGGCATGACGCCGCTCTCGCTCGCGCCCGAGCAGGCGAAGTGGGCGGGCATCTCGTGGTCCGAGCTCATGACCTGGATGGTCGATCACGCGAGGCGGCCGGCATGA
- the ligA gene encoding NAD-dependent DNA ligase LigA — protein MSRAAKFKAGLAVEEMTERQARAEHRRLAEAIAHHDELYHVKDAPEISDAEYDKLRQRLKAIEARFPQLVDRESPTQRVAPTPTTAFAKVRHARPMLSLDNAFTDEELQGFFDRVRRGLERETDLKPDDEIVFNCEPKIDGLSISLRYLDGAFAIGATRGDGTTGEDVTPNLRTVKDIPHELKGKAPRVLDVRGEVYMERRAFQEMNRRQEAAGEKTFANPRNAAAGSLRQLDPAITATRPLRFFAYAWGEAEPRSWKTHSEYLKLLRSWGFRVNPLSQLCRTPEEVRAFYRQMGVERPSLPYDIDGVVYKVDRIDWQERLGFVSRAPRWAIAHKFPAEQARTRLNGILIQVGRTGALTPVAELEPVNVGGVMVARATLHNADEIERLDVRVGDMVVVQRAGDVIPQVLGYVPEERPKRTEKFRFPTRCPCPLRTEVRSEEGGVVRRCSGGLECPFQQVERLRYFVSRNCFDIEGLGGTHIENFFNDGLLKIPGDIFRLPQRADEIRKREGWGETSVRNLIAAIEARRTISLDRFINAIGIPLIGEATAKILAQEYGDVDAWLEEMLAAAKERRKRPDEVKKEKAAAEVGPSYGRLCNVEQIGVTTADAMCGFFTELHTVEIIRDLRKQLTVEGVTRRVIAADAPLKDKTVVFTGELSAMTREAAKARAEELGAKVTDSVSKKTSLVVVGENAGSKARKAAELGIRTMTEEEWLKLAAS, from the coding sequence ATGTCGCGTGCGGCGAAGTTCAAGGCCGGGCTGGCCGTCGAGGAGATGACCGAGCGGCAGGCGCGGGCCGAGCACAGGCGCCTGGCCGAGGCGATCGCGCATCACGACGAGCTCTATCACGTGAAGGATGCCCCGGAGATCTCGGACGCCGAGTACGACAAGCTGCGCCAGCGGCTGAAGGCGATCGAGGCGCGCTTCCCGCAGCTCGTCGACAGGGAAAGCCCGACGCAGCGCGTGGCGCCGACGCCGACCACCGCCTTCGCCAAGGTCCGCCATGCGCGGCCGATGCTGTCGCTCGACAATGCCTTCACCGACGAGGAGCTGCAGGGCTTCTTCGACCGCGTGCGCCGCGGGCTGGAGCGCGAGACGGATCTCAAGCCCGACGACGAGATCGTCTTCAACTGCGAGCCCAAGATCGACGGCCTGTCGATCAGCCTGCGCTATCTCGACGGCGCGTTCGCGATCGGCGCGACGCGCGGCGACGGCACGACCGGCGAGGACGTGACGCCCAACCTCCGGACGGTGAAGGACATCCCGCACGAGCTGAAGGGCAAGGCGCCCAGGGTGCTCGACGTGCGCGGCGAGGTCTACATGGAGCGCCGCGCTTTCCAGGAGATGAACCGGCGCCAGGAGGCGGCGGGCGAGAAGACCTTCGCCAATCCGCGCAACGCCGCCGCCGGCTCGCTGCGCCAGCTCGATCCCGCGATCACGGCGACGCGGCCGCTGCGCTTCTTCGCCTATGCCTGGGGCGAGGCCGAGCCGCGCTCGTGGAAGACGCACAGCGAGTACCTGAAGCTGCTGAGGAGCTGGGGCTTTCGCGTCAATCCGCTGTCGCAGCTCTGCCGCACGCCGGAGGAGGTGCGCGCCTTCTACCGCCAGATGGGCGTCGAGCGGCCGTCGCTGCCCTACGACATTGACGGCGTCGTCTACAAGGTCGACCGTATCGACTGGCAGGAACGGCTGGGCTTCGTGAGCCGCGCGCCGCGCTGGGCGATCGCCCACAAGTTCCCGGCCGAGCAGGCGCGAACGCGGCTGAACGGCATCCTGATCCAGGTCGGCCGCACCGGCGCGCTGACGCCGGTGGCGGAGCTCGAGCCGGTCAATGTCGGCGGCGTCATGGTGGCGCGCGCCACGCTGCACAATGCCGACGAGATCGAGCGGCTGGACGTGCGCGTGGGCGACATGGTGGTGGTGCAGCGCGCCGGCGACGTCATTCCGCAGGTGCTGGGCTACGTGCCCGAGGAGCGGCCGAAGAGGACCGAGAAGTTCCGTTTCCCCACGCGCTGCCCCTGTCCGCTCAGGACCGAGGTGAGGAGCGAGGAGGGCGGCGTGGTGCGCCGCTGCAGCGGCGGGCTCGAATGCCCGTTCCAGCAGGTCGAGCGGCTGCGCTACTTCGTGTCGCGCAACTGCTTCGACATCGAGGGACTGGGCGGCACGCACATCGAGAACTTCTTCAACGACGGGCTCCTGAAGATTCCAGGCGACATCTTCCGCCTGCCGCAGCGCGCCGACGAGATCAGGAAGCGCGAGGGCTGGGGCGAGACCTCGGTGCGCAACCTGATCGCCGCCATCGAGGCGCGCCGCACCATCTCGCTCGACCGCTTCATCAATGCGATCGGCATCCCGCTGATCGGCGAGGCGACGGCCAAGATCCTGGCACAGGAATACGGCGACGTGGACGCCTGGCTGGAGGAGATGCTGGCGGCGGCGAAAGAGCGGCGGAAGCGGCCGGACGAGGTGAAGAAGGAGAAGGCCGCGGCCGAGGTCGGGCCGAGCTACGGCAGGCTCTGCAACGTCGAGCAGATCGGCGTCACCACCGCCGACGCCATGTGCGGCTTCTTCACCGAGCTGCACACGGTCGAGATCATCCGCGACCTCAGGAAGCAGCTCACCGTCGAGGGCGTGACGCGCCGTGTGATCGCGGCCGACGCGCCGCTCAAGGACAAGACCGTGGTCTTCACCGGCGAACTCTCGGCCATGACGCGCGAGGCCGCCAAGGCGCGCGCCGAGGAGCTGGGCGCCAAAGTGACCGACTCGGTCTCGAAGAAGACCAGCCTCGTCGTCGTCGGCGAGAACGCCGGCTCCAAGGCCCGCAAGGCCGCCGAGCT
- a CDS encoding FtsQ-type POTRA domain-containing protein yields MKAPTRNPTSSGGVPRKRDYDRRRKRKRATPRKPSRPIWRRPVLLGLVVLLLGLGGSGGWVAWRQGWVAEAQAHVAEVTHHVLRAITPFKLADVTVEGRDYVTREAILAALNVKAGDSLLGIDLEAARHRLEAIDWVASATVERRLPDTLYVTLKERRAVAIWQNGNEYTLIDQNGRTVRASRLPPGADRLLLLGGTGAPEHVGDLLLLLAYEPQIAKQVRSAVWVGQRRWNLILKNEVEVKLPEEDAVAALQRLAKLDQDYRLLSREFGVIDLRLPDKLYLRKRGSADDPPAAATGKQAQSKV; encoded by the coding sequence ATGAAGGCGCCGACGCGCAACCCGACCTCGTCCGGCGGCGTGCCGCGCAAGCGCGACTACGACCGGCGGCGCAAGAGGAAGCGCGCCACGCCGCGCAAGCCGAGCCGGCCGATCTGGCGCCGGCCGGTGCTGCTCGGCCTCGTCGTGCTTCTGCTGGGGCTGGGCGGCAGCGGCGGCTGGGTCGCCTGGCGCCAGGGCTGGGTCGCCGAAGCCCAGGCGCACGTCGCCGAGGTCACGCATCACGTGCTGCGCGCGATCACGCCCTTCAAGCTCGCCGACGTGACGGTGGAGGGCCGCGACTATGTCACGCGCGAGGCGATCCTCGCCGCGCTCAACGTCAAGGCGGGCGATTCGCTGCTGGGCATCGACCTCGAGGCGGCGCGGCACCGGCTCGAGGCGATCGACTGGGTGGCGAGCGCCACGGTCGAGCGGCGGCTGCCCGATACGCTCTACGTGACGTTGAAGGAACGCCGCGCCGTCGCGATCTGGCAGAACGGCAACGAATACACGCTGATCGACCAGAACGGTCGCACCGTGCGCGCGAGCCGCCTGCCGCCCGGTGCCGACCGGCTGCTGCTGCTGGGCGGGACCGGCGCGCCGGAGCATGTCGGCGATCTCCTGCTGCTGCTCGCCTACGAGCCGCAGATCGCCAAGCAGGTGCGCTCGGCCGTCTGGGTCGGCCAGCGGCGCTGGAACCTGATCCTGAAGAACGAGGTCGAGGTCAAGCTGCCGGAGGAGGATGCGGTCGCCGCCCTGCAGCGGCTGGCCAAGCTCGACCAGGACTACAGGCTGTTGTCGCGCGAGTTCGGCGTGATCGATCTTCGCCTGCCGGACAAGCTCTATCTCAGGAAGCGCGGCTCGGCCGACGATCCGCCGGCGGCGGCGACGGGCAAGCAGGCGCAGTCGAAAGTGTAG
- the murB gene encoding UDP-N-acetylmuramate dehydrogenase, translating into MTALAASRSHLIDRLPRPRGRLTADAPIGPQTWFRTGGPAEVLFRPADTEDLASFLAALPADVPVTVLGVGSNLLVRDGGVGGVVIRLMRGFAGVAVEGDEVTAGAGALDLNVALTARDHALEGLEFLSGIPGTIGGALRMNAGAYGGELADVLVGAQAVDRGGALHDVLPAKLGFRYRHSDAPSDWIFTSATLRGRPGDQMTIARRIAEIDSARTESQPRSRTGGSTFTNPSGHKAWELIDRAGCRGLRIGDAQVSDKHCNFLVNLGAATAADIEALGEEVRRRVLEHSGIRLEWEIRRIGEAKARVEAGAPA; encoded by the coding sequence ATGACGGCGCTCGCGGCCTCCCGCAGCCATCTGATCGACCGGCTCCCCAGGCCGCGCGGCCGGCTGACGGCCGACGCGCCGATCGGTCCGCAGACCTGGTTCCGCACCGGCGGGCCGGCCGAGGTGCTGTTCCGTCCGGCCGACACCGAGGATCTGGCGAGCTTCCTCGCGGCGCTGCCGGCCGACGTGCCGGTCACCGTGCTGGGCGTGGGCTCGAACCTGCTGGTGCGCGACGGCGGCGTGGGCGGCGTGGTGATCCGCCTGATGCGCGGCTTCGCCGGCGTGGCGGTCGAGGGCGACGAGGTGACGGCGGGCGCGGGCGCGCTCGATCTCAACGTCGCCCTCACCGCGCGCGACCATGCGCTCGAAGGGCTGGAGTTCCTGAGTGGCATTCCCGGCACGATCGGCGGCGCGCTGCGCATGAATGCCGGCGCCTATGGCGGCGAGCTGGCCGATGTGCTGGTTGGGGCGCAAGCGGTCGATCGCGGCGGCGCGCTGCACGATGTTCTCCCGGCGAAGCTCGGTTTTCGCTATCGTCACAGCGATGCACCGTCCGACTGGATCTTCACTTCGGCGACCTTGCGCGGCAGGCCCGGCGACCAGATGACGATCGCGCGCCGCATCGCCGAGATCGACAGCGCCCGCACCGAGTCCCAGCCGCGCAGCCGCACCGGCGGCTCGACCTTCACCAATCCGTCCGGCCACAAGGCGTGGGAGCTGATCGACCGCGCCGGCTGCCGCGGGCTTCGGATCGGCGACGCGCAGGTGTCGGACAAGCATTGCAACTTCCTGGTCAATCTCGGCGCCGCGACGGCCGCCGACATCGAGGCGCTGGGCGAGGAGGTGCGCCGCCGCGTGCTGGAGCACAGCGGCATCCGGCTCGAGTGGGAGATCCGCCGCATCGGCGAGGCCAAGGCGAGAGTGGAGGCGGGAGCGCCGGCATGA
- the ftsZ gene encoding cell division protein FtsZ, translated as MTINLSLPQKESEIKPRITVIGIGGAGGNAVNNMISASLEGVEFIVANTDAQALGQSLADRRVQLGITVTQGLGAGARPEVGRQAAEEALPEILQLLDGANMVFVTAGMGGGTGTGAAPVIAAAAREQGILTIGVVTKPFHFEGRRRMQAADQGITELEKVVDTLIVIPNQNLFKIANEKTTFADAFKMADDVLHMGVRGVTDLMVMPGLINLDFADIRTVMGEMGKAMMGTGEAEGQDRSRVAAESAISNPLLEDHSMKGARGVLINITGGLDMTLHEVDEAANRIREEVDPDANIIFGSTFDATMQGRMRVSVVATGIAALAAQQPTPNYLSLDMNRPAQTGQPALSRPPAPPVGRVVMPAAAAAPAPVAPVPPSAPAITPVAPSIAAAASAPSVAPAPAPAVMQAPPAPVVEAPPVQVTPAAPEAPAVAPAPVAVQPAPAPVAPPVAPAPVPAPAPAAAAPAPAPTPAPTPTPQQKPMVGEDDWRVTRPSPPLRPAVRASEHGTRPVVARPAASENRVPNLFQRITGAFATAKPAAPAAPAHVEPTASRPAPDNVVPAPKPVVRSAPVQTSIDVTERAKPARDDDDLQIPAFLRRQAN; from the coding sequence ATGACCATCAACCTCAGTCTCCCTCAGAAGGAGTCGGAGATTAAGCCGCGTATCACCGTGATCGGCATCGGTGGCGCGGGCGGAAACGCCGTCAACAACATGATCAGCGCCTCGCTGGAGGGCGTCGAGTTCATCGTCGCCAACACCGACGCGCAGGCGCTGGGCCAGTCGCTCGCCGACCGCCGCGTGCAGCTCGGCATCACGGTGACCCAGGGCCTGGGCGCCGGGGCGCGGCCCGAGGTCGGCCGCCAGGCGGCCGAGGAGGCGCTGCCCGAGATCCTGCAGCTTCTCGACGGCGCCAACATGGTGTTCGTCACCGCCGGCATGGGCGGCGGCACCGGCACCGGCGCGGCGCCCGTGATCGCCGCGGCGGCGCGCGAGCAGGGCATCCTGACCATCGGCGTCGTCACCAAGCCGTTCCACTTCGAGGGGCGCCGCCGCATGCAGGCGGCCGATCAGGGCATCACCGAGCTCGAGAAGGTGGTGGACACGCTGATCGTCATCCCCAACCAGAACCTGTTCAAGATCGCCAACGAGAAGACCACCTTCGCCGACGCCTTCAAGATGGCGGACGACGTGCTGCACATGGGCGTGCGCGGCGTCACCGACCTGATGGTGATGCCGGGCCTGATCAATCTCGACTTCGCCGACATCCGCACCGTGATGGGCGAGATGGGCAAGGCGATGATGGGCACCGGCGAGGCCGAGGGCCAGGATCGCAGCCGCGTCGCGGCCGAGAGCGCGATCTCCAACCCGCTGCTTGAGGACCATTCGATGAAGGGCGCCAGGGGCGTGCTCATCAACATCACCGGCGGCCTCGACATGACGCTGCACGAGGTCGACGAGGCGGCCAACCGCATCCGCGAGGAAGTCGACCCCGACGCCAACATCATCTTCGGCTCGACCTTCGACGCCACCATGCAGGGCCGCATGCGGGTGTCGGTCGTGGCGACCGGCATTGCCGCCCTGGCCGCCCAGCAGCCGACGCCGAACTATCTCAGCCTCGACATGAACCGTCCGGCACAGACCGGCCAGCCGGCGTTGAGCCGTCCGCCGGCGCCGCCGGTCGGCCGGGTCGTGATGCCGGCTGCGGCGGCAGCGCCGGCTCCCGTCGCGCCGGTCCCGCCGTCGGCTCCGGCGATCACTCCGGTCGCGCCGTCGATCGCGGCGGCAGCGTCTGCGCCGTCGGTCGCACCGGCTCCGGCGCCTGCCGTCATGCAGGCACCGCCGGCTCCGGTCGTCGAAGCGCCTCCTGTGCAGGTGACGCCGGCGGCACCCGAAGCGCCGGCCGTTGCGCCGGCGCCGGTCGCGGTCCAGCCGGCGCCCGCGCCCGTCGCCCCGCCCGTGGCGCCAGCGCCCGTGCCGGCTCCGGCACCGGCCGCCGCCGCACCAGCGCCTGCACCCACGCCGGCTCCGACACCGACGCCGCAGCAGAAGCCAATGGTCGGCGAGGACGACTGGCGCGTCACCCGCCCGTCGCCGCCGCTGCGGCCGGCGGTGCGCGCGAGCGAGCACGGAACACGCCCGGTCGTCGCCCGCCCCGCGGCGAGCGAGAACCGTGTGCCCAACCTCTTCCAGCGCATCACCGGCGCCTTCGCCACGGCCAAGCCGGCGGCGCCTGCCGCGCCGGCTCATGTCGAGCCGACCGCGTCGCGGCCGGCGCCGGACAATGTCGTTCCTGCGCCCAAGCCGGTGGTCCGGTCGGCGCCGGTGCAGACCTCGATCGACGTCACCGAGCGGGCCAAGCCGGCGCGCGACGACGACGATCTGCAGATCCCCGCCTTCCTGCGCCGCCAGGCCAACTGA